A region from the Beduinella massiliensis genome encodes:
- a CDS encoding FeoA domain-containing protein, with product MPLTLAKPGQRMRIRRITGKDETQKFLGNLGFVAGEMVTVVSEISGNVIIGVKDTRVAISKQLAQRILV from the coding sequence ATGCCGTTAACGCTGGCGAAGCCCGGGCAGCGGATGCGCATCCGCAGGATTACGGGGAAGGACGAAACACAAAAATTCCTGGGCAACCTGGGATTCGTCGCCGGGGAAATGGTGACGGTGGTGTCAGAGATTTCCGGAAACGTCATCATCGGCGTAAAGGATACGCGCGTGGCGATTTCAAAGCAGCTTGCGCAGCGCATCCTGGTTTGA
- a CDS encoding polyamine ABC transporter ATP-binding protein has protein sequence MGEHIIELRDLHMVFDDHYEALRHINLYINKNEFLTLLGPSGCGKTTTLRCIGGFERPTSGEIFFKGKNIVDLPPYKRSINTVFQRYALFPHMNVAQNVAFGPDLRREDRRKTAARVGEMLELVGLEGFERRKVQSLSGGQQQRVAIARALINKPDVLLLDEPLGALDLKLRKEMQGELKRIQQESGITFVFVTHDQEEALTMSDTVVVMRGGEIQQIGTPEDIYNEPKNAFVADFIGESNILCATMADDLRVTFLGMEFPCVDRGFGQNTPVDVVLRPEDVKLRSPDTPLDCPAPQGEVLSTLFKGVHYEMRVRVGEEELLVHSTHAREPGTKVRVTVAPADIQVMHKSDRSPDVLKNERARKGAAL, from the coding sequence ATGGGGGAGCACATCATCGAACTGCGGGATCTGCACATGGTCTTCGACGACCATTACGAGGCGCTGCGGCACATCAACCTGTACATCAACAAGAACGAGTTTCTGACGCTGCTGGGCCCCTCGGGCTGCGGCAAGACGACCACGCTGCGCTGCATCGGCGGCTTTGAACGTCCGACCTCCGGCGAAATCTTCTTCAAGGGCAAGAACATCGTGGATCTGCCGCCCTATAAGCGCAGCATCAACACGGTCTTTCAGCGCTACGCCCTCTTCCCGCACATGAACGTGGCGCAGAACGTGGCCTTCGGGCCGGACCTTCGGCGCGAGGACAGGCGCAAGACCGCCGCGCGCGTCGGGGAGATGCTGGAGCTGGTGGGCCTGGAGGGGTTCGAGCGGCGCAAGGTGCAGAGCCTGTCGGGCGGGCAGCAGCAGCGCGTGGCCATCGCCCGCGCGCTCATCAACAAGCCGGACGTGCTGCTGCTGGACGAACCGCTCGGCGCGCTGGATCTCAAGCTCCGCAAGGAGATGCAGGGGGAGCTCAAGCGTATCCAGCAGGAGAGCGGCATCACCTTCGTCTTTGTGACGCACGACCAGGAGGAAGCGCTCACCATGTCCGACACCGTGGTCGTGATGCGCGGGGGCGAAATTCAGCAAATCGGAACGCCCGAGGACATCTACAACGAGCCGAAGAACGCCTTTGTCGCGGACTTCATCGGGGAGAGCAACATCCTGTGCGCGACGATGGCGGACGATCTGCGCGTCACCTTCCTGGGGATGGAATTCCCCTGCGTAGACCGGGGGTTTGGACAGAACACGCCCGTGGACGTGGTGCTGCGCCCGGAGGACGTGAAGCTGCGCTCGCCGGATACGCCGCTCGACTGCCCCGCGCCGCAGGGCGAGGTGCTTTCCACGCTCTTCAAGGGCGTGCACTACGAGATGCGCGTCCGGGTAGGCGAGGAGGAACTGCTCGTGCATTCCACGCACGCGCGGGAGCCGGGCACGAAGGTGCGCGTCACCGTCGCGCCCGCGGACATTCAGGTCATGCACAAGTCCGACCGCTCGCCGGACGTGCTCAAGAACGAACGCGCCCGTAAAGGGGCCGCGCTGTGA
- a CDS encoding iron dependent repressor, metal binding and dimerization domain protein, whose translation MKLYESAENYLETILMLEKKQGGVRSIDIAGALGFSKPSVSRAVNLLKEDAYILVDRQGYITLTEKGLAVAERIYERHLLLTRYFIALGVDEETAQRDACRVEHDLSDITFQKIREHAEHAQPNRGRSV comes from the coding sequence TTGAAGCTCTACGAGTCCGCCGAAAACTACCTGGAAACCATCCTTATGCTTGAAAAGAAACAGGGAGGTGTCCGCTCCATCGACATCGCCGGCGCGCTAGGCTTTTCAAAGCCGAGCGTCAGCCGCGCGGTAAACCTCTTAAAGGAAGACGCCTACATCCTGGTAGACCGCCAGGGCTACATTACGCTTACGGAAAAGGGGCTCGCCGTGGCCGAGCGCATCTACGAGCGCCATTTGCTGCTCACGCGCTATTTCATCGCCCTGGGGGTGGACGAAGAAACGGCCCAGCGCGACGCATGCCGCGTAGAGCACGACCTGTCCGACATCACGTTTCAAAAGATCCGCGAGCACGCAGAGCATGCGCAGCCGAATCGCGGTCGCAGCGTATGA
- a CDS encoding cupin domain-containing protein, translating to MELNIGDKIKSLRLRNNLTQKELADRCELSKGFISQLESNQTSPSLSTLEDILVTLGSSFREFFASEAAEKPVYRKEDVFIKESPDLGAVIHWLIPNAQKKDMEPILMTLSPGGHSELDLPHIGEEFGYVLAGSVQLNLGERSYKVRKGDSFSFKPDGPHNLVNTGKTDATVLWVCTPPNF from the coding sequence GTGGAATTAAACATCGGGGATAAAATCAAAAGCCTCAGGCTGCGCAACAACCTGACCCAGAAGGAGCTGGCCGACCGCTGCGAGCTTTCCAAGGGCTTTATCTCTCAGCTGGAGAGCAACCAGACGTCGCCTTCTCTCTCCACGCTCGAGGACATCCTGGTGACGCTGGGTTCGAGCTTTCGCGAGTTCTTTGCGAGCGAGGCGGCGGAGAAGCCGGTCTACCGCAAGGAGGACGTCTTCATCAAGGAGTCGCCCGATCTGGGGGCCGTCATTCACTGGCTGATCCCGAACGCCCAAAAAAAGGACATGGAGCCCATCCTGATGACGCTGTCGCCGGGCGGCCACAGCGAGCTGGACCTGCCCCACATCGGCGAGGAATTCGGCTACGTGCTCGCGGGCAGCGTTCAGCTCAACCTGGGCGAGCGCTCGTACAAGGTGCGCAAGGGGGACAGCTTCTCCTTTAAGCCCGACGGCCCGCACAACCTGGTGAACACGGGCAAGACCGACGCGACGGTGCTGTGGGTCTGCACGCCGCCGAATTTCTGA
- a CDS encoding heavy metal-associated domain-containing protein: MNTATALILIVLTVIGLWALKSYLRKLESGCCGAKVKKKEAADIEIRHDPLTLRVEGMACGSCARRAENALNASAARSGKPASARAIRPERTANQGGSAAGGFKRSCDIL; this comes from the coding sequence ATGAACACGGCGACGGCGCTCATTCTGATCGTCTTGACGGTCATTGGGCTTTGGGCGCTCAAGAGCTACCTTCGCAAGCTGGAAAGCGGCTGCTGCGGGGCAAAGGTGAAGAAAAAGGAGGCTGCGGACATCGAAATTCGCCATGATCCTCTGACCCTGCGTGTCGAGGGGATGGCCTGCGGCAGCTGCGCGCGCCGGGCCGAAAACGCGCTGAACGCATCCGCCGCGCGATCGGGAAAGCCGGCTTCCGCACGGGCGATTCGGCCTGAAAGGACCGCGAATCAAGGGGGGAGCGCGGCCGGCGGCTTTAAACGGTCTTGCGATATACTGTAA
- a CDS encoding sugar-binding domain-containing protein, whose product MNSIPRSEHPKPQFRRENWLNLNGEWDFEIDNGRSGKARGLSEPGAALAGRITVPFCPQSKLSGVEHKDFLMGVWYRRAVTLSEAQASERVVLHFGAVDYRCEAFVNGKRVGTHKGGYVSFQFDVTDAVHAGENVITVYAEDDERDPMIPRGKQSEEFFSHGCDYTRTTGIWQTVWLEFMPKTHIENVKFYPNVDEGSLWIAAKLRGEGTLAVTARYEGRVVGQASVQSGGGLAQLALSLSEVHLWEVGCGRLYDIELSYGEDVVYSYAGLRSVQLDGRKFLLNGKSVFQRTVLDQGFYPDGIYTAPSDAALVRDIELSLACGFNGARLHEKIFEERFLYHCDRLGYLVWGEFPNWGLDHTRPEAVFSVLPEWLEELDRDFNHPAIIGWCPFNETWDRDHRKQDDEVLRAVYLATKSVDPTRPCIDTSGNYHVATDIYDVHDYEQDVAIFREHYDALANGGELWDQVNHRGTGVRQQYDGELPVFISEYGGIGWAMGEKAWGYGNMPKSPEDFIARFRGLADAILDNPRIMGLCYTQLTNVEQEQNGLYTYDREPKFDVEIFKQILTRKAAIED is encoded by the coding sequence ATGAATTCCATTCCCAGAAGCGAGCATCCCAAGCCCCAGTTCCGCCGAGAGAACTGGCTGAACCTGAACGGCGAGTGGGACTTTGAAATCGACAATGGACGCAGCGGCAAAGCGCGCGGCCTCAGCGAGCCCGGCGCGGCGCTGGCGGGCCGCATCACGGTTCCTTTCTGCCCGCAGAGCAAGCTCTCGGGCGTCGAGCACAAGGACTTTCTGATGGGGGTCTGGTACCGCCGCGCCGTGACGCTCAGCGAGGCGCAGGCGAGCGAGCGCGTCGTGCTGCACTTCGGCGCTGTGGACTATCGCTGCGAGGCGTTCGTCAACGGCAAGCGCGTCGGCACGCACAAGGGCGGCTACGTCTCCTTCCAGTTCGACGTCACGGACGCCGTGCATGCCGGGGAAAACGTCATCACGGTGTACGCGGAGGACGACGAGCGCGATCCCATGATCCCGCGCGGCAAGCAGAGCGAGGAATTCTTCTCCCACGGGTGCGATTACACCCGCACCACCGGCATCTGGCAGACCGTCTGGCTGGAGTTCATGCCTAAGACGCATATAGAAAATGTCAAGTTCTACCCGAACGTAGACGAGGGGTCGCTGTGGATTGCGGCCAAGCTGCGGGGCGAGGGAACGCTCGCCGTCACCGCGCGCTATGAGGGCCGCGTCGTGGGCCAGGCGTCCGTCCAATCCGGCGGCGGCCTCGCGCAGCTCGCGCTTTCGCTTTCCGAGGTGCACCTATGGGAGGTCGGCTGCGGCCGTCTGTACGATATCGAGCTTTCCTACGGGGAAGACGTCGTCTACAGCTATGCGGGGCTTCGCAGCGTCCAACTCGACGGGCGCAAGTTCCTGCTCAACGGCAAGTCCGTCTTCCAGCGCACCGTGCTCGACCAGGGCTTCTACCCGGACGGCATTTACACCGCCCCGAGCGACGCGGCGCTCGTGCGCGACATCGAGCTCTCCCTCGCCTGCGGCTTCAACGGCGCGCGGCTGCACGAAAAGATCTTCGAGGAGCGCTTCCTCTACCACTGCGACCGGCTGGGTTATCTGGTGTGGGGCGAGTTCCCCAACTGGGGCCTGGATCATACCCGTCCGGAGGCGGTGTTCAGCGTCCTGCCCGAGTGGCTGGAAGAGCTCGACCGCGACTTCAACCACCCCGCGATCATCGGCTGGTGCCCCTTCAACGAGACCTGGGACAGGGATCACCGCAAGCAGGACGACGAGGTGCTGCGCGCCGTCTACCTGGCGACGAAGAGCGTCGATCCGACCCGCCCGTGCATCGATACCAGCGGCAATTACCACGTGGCCACCGACATCTACGACGTGCACGACTACGAGCAGGACGTAGCGATTTTCCGCGAGCACTACGACGCGCTGGCCAACGGCGGCGAGCTGTGGGATCAGGTGAATCACCGCGGCACGGGCGTCCGCCAGCAGTATGACGGCGAGCTGCCCGTCTTCATCAGCGAGTACGGCGGAATCGGCTGGGCGATGGGAGAAAAGGCCTGGGGCTACGGCAACATGCCCAAGTCGCCGGAGGACTTCATCGCTCGTTTCCGCGGCCTCGCGGACGCGATTCTGGACAACCCCAGGATCATGGGCCTTTGCTACACGCAGCTCACGAACGTCGAGCAGGAGCAGAACGGCCTCTACACCTACGACCGCGAACCCAAGTTCGACGTGGAAATCTTCAAGCAAATTCTCACGCGCAAGGCTGCGATCGAGGATTAA
- the feoB gene encoding FeoB small GTPase domain-containing protein, which translates to MELKIALAGNPNCGKTTLFNALTGSNQYVGNWPGVTVEKKEGRYKENKEIVIQDLPGIYSLSPYTLEEVVARNYLIDERPDAILNLVDATNIERNLYLTTQLLELGLPVVVALNMMDVVKKQGDQIDVSTLCGRLGCPVVEISALRGQGIREAMDKTASLAASGKPANVNHRFAPRVESALSEVEALVKDVTPEAQRRFYAVKLFERDEKILARIHAGADVKAHLERIVAACEAELDDDSEAIITGERYEYVRGVIAGAVRKRHRGATASDKIDRVVTNRWAALPIFAAVMTLVYYIAVSSLGGILTDWANDGVFGDGWHLLGIGSAAYEEASGDYELEREKVEAYIEAAEAAGVDVSAVQAALEAEEPDEAAVSEFTAAAQSANVTAALSLRDGEGSVIETLTVGAPEFTAALAAGEPDPAGYGVWIAGIPVLAERGLEAIGCADWLSSLVLDGIIGGVGAVLGFVPQMLILFLMLAFLEDCGYMARIAFIMDRIFRRFGLSGKSFIPMLIGSGCGVPGIMASRTIEQDRDRKMTIMTTTFIPCGAKMPIVALIAGAVFGGAWWVAPSAYFIGVAAIVVSGILLKKTRRFAGEPAPFVMELPAYHMPSVSGVLRSMWERGWSFIKKAGTIIFLASILVWLASNLGFTENGFGMVEDMDASLLSAIGGFIAPLFAPLGFGTWQSSVATVLGLVAKEEVVGVFGTLYAVAGDALELVDAGAFGQLGAIASHFTLLSAYSFLVFNLLCAPCFAAIGAMKREFNNAGWTWFAIGYQTGFAYAVALIVYQLGLFFTGNGFTVWTAAALIVLAGLCYLVFRPSAEKKIQRAGAADARA; encoded by the coding sequence ATGGAGCTGAAGATCGCGCTGGCAGGCAACCCAAACTGCGGAAAGACCACGCTTTTCAATGCCCTGACCGGTTCCAATCAATACGTCGGCAACTGGCCGGGCGTCACGGTGGAAAAGAAGGAAGGCCGTTATAAGGAGAACAAGGAGATCGTCATCCAGGACCTGCCGGGCATTTACTCGCTGTCGCCCTATACGCTGGAAGAGGTCGTGGCGCGCAATTACCTGATCGACGAGCGGCCGGACGCGATCCTCAACCTCGTGGACGCGACGAACATCGAGCGCAATCTCTACCTGACCACGCAGCTGCTGGAACTGGGGCTGCCGGTGGTCGTCGCCCTCAACATGATGGACGTGGTCAAAAAGCAGGGAGACCAGATCGACGTCTCCACGCTCTGCGGCAGGCTGGGCTGCCCGGTGGTCGAGATTTCGGCCCTCAGGGGACAGGGCATCCGGGAGGCGATGGACAAGACCGCGTCGCTGGCCGCGTCCGGAAAACCCGCGAACGTCAACCACAGGTTTGCGCCGCGCGTGGAAAGCGCACTCAGCGAGGTCGAGGCGCTCGTTAAGGACGTGACGCCGGAGGCGCAGCGAAGGTTTTACGCGGTCAAGCTCTTTGAGCGGGACGAAAAGATTTTAGCGCGCATCCACGCGGGCGCGGATGTCAAGGCACATCTGGAAAGGATCGTCGCCGCCTGTGAAGCGGAGCTGGACGACGACAGCGAAGCGATCATCACCGGCGAGCGCTACGAATACGTCAGGGGCGTCATCGCGGGCGCGGTGCGCAAGCGGCACAGAGGCGCGACCGCGAGCGACAAGATCGACCGCGTGGTCACCAACCGCTGGGCGGCGCTGCCGATTTTTGCGGCCGTCATGACGCTGGTGTACTACATCGCGGTTTCGAGCCTGGGCGGCATTCTGACCGACTGGGCGAACGACGGCGTCTTTGGGGACGGCTGGCACCTGCTGGGTATCGGCTCCGCCGCGTATGAGGAAGCGTCGGGCGATTACGAGCTCGAAAGAGAAAAGGTGGAAGCCTACATCGAGGCGGCGGAAGCGGCCGGCGTGGACGTGAGCGCCGTGCAGGCCGCGCTCGAAGCGGAGGAGCCGGACGAGGCGGCTGTCAGCGAATTTACGGCCGCCGCGCAGTCCGCGAACGTAACCGCGGCGCTGTCCCTGAGGGACGGGGAAGGCAGCGTCATAGAGACGCTTACCGTGGGCGCGCCCGAATTTACAGCGGCGCTGGCGGCCGGGGAGCCTGACCCGGCGGGTTACGGCGTGTGGATCGCGGGCATCCCGGTCCTCGCGGAGCGCGGCCTTGAGGCCATCGGCTGCGCGGACTGGCTGAGCAGCCTGGTTTTGGACGGCATCATCGGCGGTGTCGGTGCGGTGCTCGGCTTCGTGCCGCAGATGCTCATCCTGTTCCTGATGCTGGCGTTTCTGGAGGACTGCGGATACATGGCGCGCATCGCCTTCATCATGGACCGCATCTTCCGCCGCTTTGGCCTGTCGGGCAAGTCCTTCATCCCGATGCTGATCGGTTCCGGCTGCGGCGTGCCGGGCATCATGGCCTCGCGCACCATCGAGCAGGACCGCGACCGCAAGATGACCATCATGACCACGACATTCATCCCCTGCGGCGCGAAGATGCCGATCGTAGCGCTCATCGCGGGCGCGGTGTTCGGCGGCGCCTGGTGGGTGGCGCCCAGCGCCTACTTTATCGGCGTGGCGGCGATCGTCGTTTCCGGCATCCTGCTCAAGAAGACCCGGCGCTTTGCCGGCGAGCCCGCCCCCTTCGTGATGGAGCTCCCGGCCTATCATATGCCGTCCGTCTCCGGCGTGCTGCGCAGCATGTGGGAACGCGGCTGGTCCTTCATCAAGAAGGCCGGCACGATCATCTTCCTGGCGAGCATTCTGGTCTGGCTCGCCTCGAACCTCGGCTTTACAGAGAATGGCTTCGGCATGGTGGAGGACATGGATGCGAGCCTGCTTTCGGCCATCGGCGGATTCATCGCCCCGCTGTTTGCGCCGCTGGGCTTCGGCACCTGGCAGTCGTCCGTGGCTACGGTGCTGGGGTTGGTCGCCAAGGAGGAAGTCGTCGGCGTGTTCGGCACGCTGTACGCCGTCGCAGGCGACGCGCTGGAGCTGGTGGACGCGGGCGCGTTCGGGCAGCTGGGCGCGATCGCTTCGCACTTCACGCTGCTCAGCGCCTACAGCTTCCTGGTCTTCAACCTTCTGTGCGCGCCGTGCTTTGCGGCCATCGGCGCGATGAAACGCGAATTCAACAACGCGGGCTGGACCTGGTTTGCGATCGGCTATCAGACGGGCTTCGCCTACGCTGTTGCGCTGATCGTCTATCAGCTGGGCCTTTTCTTCACCGGCAACGGCTTCACCGTTTGGACGGCGGCGGCGCTGATCGTCCTGGCGGGGCTGTGCTACCTGGTGTTCCGCCCTTCCGCGGAAAAGAAGATTCAGCGCGCGGGCGCGGCGGACGCGCGGGCTTGA
- a CDS encoding FeoA domain-containing protein, with protein MQTLRETACGATVTVRKIDGEGAVRRRIMDMGLTKGTQVLVRKVAPLGDPIELTVRGYELSIRKADAESILVE; from the coding sequence TTGCAGACGCTTAGAGAGACCGCATGCGGCGCGACCGTAACGGTAAGGAAGATCGATGGCGAGGGTGCGGTACGCCGCCGGATCATGGACATGGGACTGACCAAAGGGACGCAGGTGCTCGTCCGCAAGGTGGCTCCGCTGGGAGACCCTATAGAGCTTACCGTGCGCGGATACGAGCTGTCCATTCGTAAAGCGGACGCGGAGAGCATTCTGGTCGAATGA
- a CDS encoding FeoB-associated Cys-rich membrane protein, whose amino-acid sequence MNIGTIVVLLALAAAAVLAVRHMRRKKSACGCGGSCGSCACGCPHADK is encoded by the coding sequence ATGAACATCGGAACGATCGTCGTCCTTTTGGCGCTGGCCGCCGCGGCGGTACTCGCCGTACGGCACATGCGCAGGAAGAAGTCCGCGTGCGGCTGCGGCGGAAGCTGCGGCTCCTGCGCCTGCGGATGCCCCCATGCGGACAAGTAA
- a CDS encoding ABC transporter permease subunit: MRKNALLVPFLVWLLIFILVPLGLIVYYGVTVEEPIPYEEVAQPDGSVLYQLSDGTLQEEEPWETVRVFSLQNFSRVVEPMYLKLLVRSLRVALYTTIICLLLSYPLALILTGRGFRRRNLFLMLIILPMWMNFLLRTYSWMSLLENSGLVNSLLEALGFARVQFLYTEGAVVLGMVYNFLPFMVLPLYTVMEKIDHSLLEAAADLGANPLKSFLRITLPFSLPGILEGVTMVFVPAVTTFVISQLMGGGKVPLIGDIIQQQFGKANDWHFGSTLSLLVMVVVLFFMYALGRADKEEEEEKRGVRIL, encoded by the coding sequence TTGCGCAAAAACGCGCTGCTGGTTCCCTTTCTCGTGTGGCTGCTGATCTTCATTCTCGTGCCGCTGGGGCTGATCGTCTACTACGGCGTGACCGTGGAGGAGCCCATCCCCTACGAAGAGGTCGCGCAGCCCGACGGCTCCGTGCTGTATCAGCTTTCGGACGGCACGCTGCAGGAAGAGGAGCCCTGGGAGACGGTCAGGGTTTTCTCGCTGCAAAACTTTTCGCGCGTCGTGGAGCCGATGTACCTGAAGCTGCTCGTGCGTTCGCTGCGCGTGGCGCTTTACACCACGATCATCTGCCTGCTGCTTAGCTATCCGCTGGCCCTGATTCTGACCGGCCGCGGCTTTAGGCGGCGGAATCTCTTCCTGATGCTCATCATCCTGCCCATGTGGATGAACTTCCTGCTGCGCACGTATTCGTGGATGTCGCTGCTGGAGAACTCCGGCCTCGTCAACAGCCTGCTGGAGGCTCTGGGCTTTGCGCGCGTGCAGTTCCTCTACACCGAGGGCGCGGTCGTGCTGGGCATGGTCTACAACTTCCTGCCCTTCATGGTGCTGCCGCTGTACACGGTGATGGAAAAGATCGACCACAGCCTGCTGGAGGCCGCGGCCGACCTGGGCGCGAACCCGCTCAAGTCCTTCCTGCGCATCACGCTGCCGTTTTCCCTGCCGGGCATCCTCGAGGGCGTCACGATGGTCTTCGTACCCGCGGTGACCACCTTCGTCATCTCCCAGCTCATGGGCGGCGGCAAGGTGCCGCTCATCGGCGACATCATTCAGCAGCAGTTCGGCAAGGCCAACGACTGGCACTTCGGCTCCACGCTGTCCCTTCTGGTCATGGTGGTCGTGCTCTTCTTCATGTACGCGCTGGGCCGCGCGGACAAGGAGGAGGAAGAGGAGAAAAGGGGGGTGCGCATCCTGTGA
- a CDS encoding extracellular solute-binding protein yields the protein MKRTQILLCLLLALTLALPAMAQAAPETITVYNWGDYIDEDVLYQFEDETGIRVVYETFETNEDMYTKLKKSKAGYDVIFPSDYMVERMAREKMLREIDWNNLPNAAQIQERFRGLSYDPEDRYSVPYTWGTMGILYNKTMVEEAPTSWSALWDERYAGSILMLGSSRDTLAITLKALGYSLNSTDEAELEDAKQRLIEQSPLVLAYVVDEVKDKMIAGEAALALVWAGDATYCMSENEDLAYVIPEEGSNIFFDAMCIPATAKNPEGAEKFIDFLCRPDIAVQNFEYVGYAIPNQGAIDLLGDDYLNSPVSNPPQELLDKCEIFEYLGDATKTYDRIWTEIITSLM from the coding sequence ATGAAACGGACGCAGATCCTTCTTTGCCTGCTGCTTGCCCTGACGCTCGCCCTGCCCGCCATGGCGCAGGCCGCGCCGGAGACGATCACGGTCTACAACTGGGGCGATTACATCGACGAGGACGTGCTCTATCAGTTCGAGGACGAGACAGGCATCCGCGTGGTGTACGAAACCTTTGAGACGAACGAGGACATGTACACCAAGCTCAAAAAGAGCAAGGCGGGCTACGACGTGATCTTCCCTTCGGACTACATGGTCGAGCGCATGGCAAGGGAAAAGATGCTGCGCGAGATCGACTGGAACAACCTCCCCAACGCCGCCCAGATTCAGGAGCGCTTCCGCGGCCTCTCCTATGACCCGGAGGATCGGTATTCCGTGCCCTACACCTGGGGCACCATGGGCATCCTGTACAACAAGACGATGGTGGAAGAGGCCCCGACCTCCTGGAGCGCCCTGTGGGACGAACGGTACGCGGGCAGCATCCTGATGCTGGGTTCCTCGCGCGATACGCTGGCGATCACGCTCAAGGCGCTGGGCTACTCGCTCAATTCCACCGACGAGGCCGAGCTGGAGGACGCCAAGCAGCGCCTCATCGAGCAAAGCCCCCTGGTGCTCGCCTACGTCGTGGACGAGGTGAAGGACAAGATGATCGCGGGCGAGGCGGCGCTGGCGCTCGTATGGGCGGGCGACGCGACCTACTGCATGAGCGAGAACGAGGACCTTGCCTACGTGATTCCGGAGGAGGGCTCCAACATCTTCTTCGACGCGATGTGCATCCCGGCGACCGCGAAGAACCCGGAGGGCGCGGAGAAGTTCATCGACTTCCTCTGCCGCCCGGACATTGCGGTGCAGAACTTTGAATACGTTGGTTACGCGATCCCCAACCAGGGCGCGATCGACCTGCTGGGCGACGACTACCTGAACTCGCCCGTCTCCAATCCGCCGCAGGAGCTGCTCGACAAGTGCGAAATCTTCGAGTACCTGGGCGACGCGACGAAGACCTACGACCGCATCTGGACGGAAATCATCACTTCGCTGATGTAA
- a CDS encoding ABC transporter permease subunit, with protein sequence MKAFAKRFYVALILLFLYTPIVLLIVYSFNASKSRAVWGGFTLDWYRELFQDRKIMAALQTTLSIGIIAAAVSTLIGTLAAIGLYQLRRGPRAALMALCNLPMLNSEIVTGVSLMLLYTAMNLELGYLTLLLSHVAFCIPYVILSVLPKLRQLDPHLAEAAQDLGATPLQAFCKVILPDIMPGVFSGFLMALTMSIDDFVISFFTTGMGVQNLSITIYTMAKRGISPKINALSTLIFLTVLLLLVIVNLPDFLDREKRDKKRRGMRTA encoded by the coding sequence GTGAAGGCTTTTGCGAAGCGCTTTTACGTGGCGCTCATCCTGCTCTTTCTCTATACGCCCATCGTACTGCTGATCGTCTATTCGTTCAACGCGAGCAAGTCCCGCGCTGTGTGGGGCGGCTTTACGCTGGACTGGTACCGCGAGCTGTTTCAGGATCGCAAGATCATGGCGGCCCTTCAGACCACGCTTTCTATCGGAATCATCGCCGCGGCGGTTTCCACACTGATCGGCACGCTGGCGGCCATCGGGCTCTACCAGCTCAGGCGCGGCCCGCGCGCCGCGCTGATGGCGCTGTGCAACCTGCCGATGCTCAATTCCGAGATCGTCACGGGCGTTTCGCTGATGCTGCTCTACACCGCGATGAACCTGGAGCTGGGGTATCTTACGCTGCTGCTCTCGCACGTGGCGTTCTGCATCCCTTACGTCATCCTCTCGGTGCTGCCCAAGCTGCGCCAGCTCGACCCGCATTTGGCGGAGGCGGCGCAGGACCTGGGCGCGACGCCGCTGCAGGCGTTTTGCAAGGTCATTTTGCCGGACATCATGCCCGGCGTGTTCAGCGGCTTCCTGATGGCGCTGACGATGTCCATCGACGACTTTGTGATCTCCTTCTTCACGACCGGCATGGGCGTACAGAACCTTTCCATCACCATCTACACGATGGCCAAGCGCGGCATATCGCCCAAGATCAACGCGCTTTCCACCCTTATATTCCTAACGGTGCTGCTGCTGCTCGTCATCGTCAACCTGCCGGACTTCCTCGACCGGGAGAAGCGGGACAAAAAACGGCGCGGCATGCGCACGGCCTGA